TCTGCTGCACCGAGGCGTACGCGGATCCGTCCGTCGACAGGTCGCCGTCGGCCGCCGTCATCGCGGAGGCCACCTCGTCGCTGTACCACGGGATGCAGTTGTTGCAGCCGCCGCCCTTGATGAAGAACACGCGCAGCGTCGCCTGCTGGCTGGGGTAGAGGGCGCCCCAGCGCGAGAAGAAGGGACCGGTGATGTTCTGGTCGTTGCGGTTCTGCAGGAACTCCGCCCAGTCAGCGCTGGGCTTCGCGGTCGCATCGATGCCGAGGTTCTGTCGCAGCTGGTTCGCGATCGCCTGGTACAGCGGGTCGAGACCGCTGCCTCCCGGGTAGTAGATCTCCATGGGGCCGCTGAAGCCGCCGGCCTGCGCGAGCAGCGCCTTGGCCGCCGTGGGATCGAACGTGCAGTACTGACCGCAGATGCCGGTCGGCGTGCCGGGCTCGATCGCGGGCGTCCACGCCGTCGCGGGATCGTAGGTGCCGCCGTAGATCACATCGATGATCGCCTGCCGGTCGATCGCCATCGAGATGGCCTGGCGTACGCGCACGTCCTGATAGGCGGCGTTCCACAGCGGCAGACCGAGGAAGGAGATGCCGGGCGCAGCGAACGAGTAGAGACGCTGTCCGAAGTCCGTCGAGGCCTGCGTGAGCTTGGACGCCGGGACCCCGGCCACATCCAGGTTGCCGGCGAGGACATCGGTGTACGCCGTCTCGCTGTCGGTGTAGGGGACGAAGGTGATGCGATCGATGGTGGGCTTGTCGCCCTTGTACCCCGAGTACGTGTCGAGCACGATCGGCTCGTTCTCGACGTAGTCCTGCGCGAACTGGAACGGGCCGTTGCCGACGGGATGCTTGTTGTAGGCCGTGAAGTCCGTGAACGCGGATGCGGGCATCGGATACATCGCGGTCTGCGCCTGCGTCACCTGGAGGGGGAACTGGCTGTCGGGCCCGATCAGCGTGACGGTGAAGGTATCGGTGTCGACGACCTTCAGGCCCGACATCTTGTCGGTGGCCGGCGTCCCGGACTTCGGGTTGAGGTCGGCGTAGCCGACGATGTTGGCCAGCTGGCCCGAGTTCTCGAAGGCGTTCGGGCCGTACGCGACCGCATTCCACGAGTCCACGTAGCTCTGCGCGGTGACCGGCGTGCCGTCCTGGAAGGTCCAGCCGTCACGGAGCTTCACGGTCCAGGTCGTCGCGTCCGGCGACTCGATCGACTGCGCCTGGACGTAGTCGAGTGATCCGTCGGAGTTCAGGAACGCCAGCGGGGACCAGACCGCCATGTTCACGTCGTACGCCACGGATTGACGTCCGGGAATGATCAACTGCGGATCGGTGGAGGCGACGCGGATCTCCTTCTTCTGATCAGCGCCGGAATCGGACGATGTCGCGCTGCACGCGGACAGGGCGAGGGCGGCGGCGACCACCGTGGCCGCTGCAGCCAAGAGCCTCTTCTTCATGGTTTCCTCATTGCGGGTTGCGGGACGGGTGAGGTGCTGCGCCTCACCGGCGAGGAGCAGGACCGGCGAGATACCCACACAGTAGGGGTTAAATCTTTCGAACTTTCAGTACGTAATGAAACCTTTACAACGACGAAATCGACGGAGTCCTCCCTCGGGCGGCTTCTAGACTTCTCAGCATGAGCACCCCCGACGCCGCGGCATCCGCTCGGCGCACTCCCGCGTCGCACGCCGTCCCGGTGCACAAGGTGCTCAACAACAACGTCGTGATCGCCATCGACGAGTCGGGGCGCGAGCGGGTTCTCATGGGACGCGGCCTCGCGTTCGGACTCAAGCCCGATGACGTCCTCGATCCGGCCAAGGTCGAGAAGACGTTCATCCTCGACAACGGCGCCGACGGCGAGCGCGAACGGCGCCTGCTGACCGACGTGCCGTACCCGATCGTCGAGGCGGCCACGCGCGCTGTGGATGAGGCCGAGCGCCGACTCGGACGCGATCTCGGACGGCGCTTCACGATCGCCGTGATCGATCATGTCGCCTACGTGATCGAGCGTCTCGACAAGGGCATGCGGATCACGACGGCATCCATGCCCGAGCTGCGCGTGCTCCACC
The sequence above is a segment of the Microbacterium sp. PM5 genome. Coding sequences within it:
- a CDS encoding ABC transporter substrate-binding protein — translated: MKKRLLAAAATVVAAALALSACSATSSDSGADQKKEIRVASTDPQLIIPGRQSVAYDVNMAVWSPLAFLNSDGSLDYVQAQSIESPDATTWTVKLRDGWTFQDGTPVTAQSYVDSWNAVAYGPNAFENSGQLANIVGYADLNPKSGTPATDKMSGLKVVDTDTFTVTLIGPDSQFPLQVTQAQTAMYPMPASAFTDFTAYNKHPVGNGPFQFAQDYVENEPIVLDTYSGYKGDKPTIDRITFVPYTDSETAYTDVLAGNLDVAGVPASKLTQASTDFGQRLYSFAAPGISFLGLPLWNAAYQDVRVRQAISMAIDRQAIIDVIYGGTYDPATAWTPAIEPGTPTGICGQYCTFDPTAAKALLAQAGGFSGPMEIYYPGGSGLDPLYQAIANQLRQNLGIDATAKPSADWAEFLQNRNDQNITGPFFSRWGALYPSQQATLRVFFIKGGGCNNCIPWYSDEVASAMTAADGDLSTDGSAYASVQQIIQKNFPAVPLFFEKYSYVTSPRVAELVTSPVGNPTYRSIVLSK